The following coding sequences are from one Pseudonocardia sp. EC080619-01 window:
- a CDS encoding MarR family winged helix-turn-helix transcriptional regulator translates to MPDRPTHPSPSPLLCPPRLVPAGHGPAGGGPADGLHSTSTADLLVRTGAAVLGARRSRAAAHGLPLTAVTVLDVLSRTGGGLVQRELAAWARIGPTTLVPVLDALADAGLAERVVDPVDRRVRRVRITDAGRERLRAARPAVRGPRLPEPPAEHAEAIRGYLVAVVVALEQDHRETSS, encoded by the coding sequence ATGCCCGACCGCCCGACGCACCCGTCGCCGTCGCCCCTGCTCTGCCCGCCCCGCCTCGTCCCCGCGGGCCACGGACCAGCCGGCGGCGGACCCGCCGATGGCCTGCACAGCACGAGCACGGCCGATCTCCTCGTCCGTACCGGCGCCGCGGTGCTCGGTGCGCGCCGGTCCCGCGCGGCCGCGCACGGGCTGCCGCTCACCGCCGTCACCGTGCTCGACGTGCTGTCCCGCACCGGCGGCGGCCTCGTCCAGCGCGAGCTCGCCGCCTGGGCGCGGATCGGGCCGACCACCCTCGTACCGGTCCTGGACGCGCTCGCGGACGCGGGGCTCGCGGAGCGGGTCGTCGATCCCGTCGACCGGCGCGTGCGCCGGGTACGGATCACCGACGCCGGCCGGGAGCGTCTGCGCGCCGCCCGGCCGGCGGTGCGCGGGCCGCGCCTGCCGGAGCCTCCCGCGGAACACGCGGAGGCGATCAGGGGGTATCTGGTCGCGGTGGTCGTGGCCCTGGAGCAGGATCACCGGGAGACGTCGTCGTAG
- a CDS encoding Rv3235 family protein translates to MTTSPGAAPAPPVAGAVLSGPGTAPLPAPRAPVVAAAGAPGAAGAPGAAGAAGPAGAAGPAGAHVGDVPPSAGETVLVARTLDDVPADLPPGLVVVLPGGFRMRSGRPPRPAPLPGPPAPEVEPPDVVPPDAPATRVRAAELTRLVAEVLTGRRAPAQLGPVVTPQVLRYLTAARTGTAARPARSTVGRGGRAGAPGCGTPRPAGRWAGRVHVAQPHPDAAEVCTTLPVTGRTRALVLRLDRRPGGPHWRVTAVRLL, encoded by the coding sequence GTGACCACGTCTCCCGGCGCCGCGCCCGCACCTCCCGTCGCCGGGGCCGTCCTTTCCGGCCCCGGCACCGCCCCGCTCCCCGCTCCTCGCGCACCTGTCGTCGCCGCGGCCGGCGCCCCCGGTGCCGCCGGCGCCCCCGGTGCCGCGGGTGCCGCCGGTCCCGCCGGTGCCGCCGGTCCTGCCGGTGCTCACGTCGGGGACGTGCCACCGTCCGCCGGCGAGACGGTTCTCGTAGCCCGGACCCTCGACGACGTCCCCGCCGACCTGCCACCGGGACTCGTCGTCGTGCTCCCGGGCGGGTTCCGGATGAGGTCGGGCCGTCCGCCCCGGCCGGCACCGCTCCCGGGGCCGCCGGCACCGGAGGTGGAGCCGCCCGACGTCGTCCCACCGGACGCCCCGGCGACCCGGGTCCGCGCCGCCGAGCTGACCCGGCTCGTCGCCGAGGTCCTGACCGGCCGCCGCGCCCCGGCGCAGCTGGGGCCGGTCGTCACACCGCAGGTGCTCCGCTACCTCACCGCCGCCCGCACGGGCACCGCCGCACGGCCGGCGCGGTCCACCGTCGGCCGCGGAGGGCGGGCCGGCGCTCCGGGGTGCGGGACGCCGCGGCCCGCCGGCCGGTGGGCGGGCCGGGTGCACGTCGCACAACCGCACCCGGACGCCGCCGAGGTCTGCACCACGCTGCCCGTCACCGGTCGGACCCGTGCGCTCGTGCTGCGTCTCGACCGGAGGCCCGGTGGCCCGCACTGGCGGGTCACCGCCGTCCGGCTGCTCTGA
- the hpf gene encoding ribosome hibernation-promoting factor, HPF/YfiA family has translation MEIVVTGRNVEVPDHFRGLVEEKLSRLERHDHKIVGMEVVLFHEPNRRQQKSCQRVEITGRGGCGAVARAEASGPDFYAALDLAAGKLAERLRRSHDRRKPSRRDRVQASRAAATASAVALMEQAPPISDTIPAPRAHDETLPDAEIARLEEQWDAEYRPGRIVREKTHGAAPMTVDEALSRMELVGHDFYLFSCSESGRPSVVYRRHGYDYGVIRLGV, from the coding sequence GTGGAGATCGTCGTCACCGGCCGGAACGTCGAGGTTCCCGACCACTTCCGTGGTCTGGTCGAGGAGAAGCTCAGCCGCCTGGAACGTCACGACCACAAGATCGTCGGGATGGAGGTGGTGCTCTTCCACGAGCCGAACCGCCGTCAGCAGAAGTCCTGCCAGCGAGTGGAGATCACCGGCCGCGGCGGCTGCGGAGCCGTCGCCCGTGCCGAGGCGTCGGGGCCCGACTTCTACGCCGCCCTGGACCTGGCCGCGGGCAAGCTCGCCGAGCGTCTGCGCCGTTCCCACGACCGTCGTAAGCCCAGCCGTCGCGACCGCGTGCAGGCGTCCCGAGCCGCCGCGACCGCGTCCGCCGTCGCGCTCATGGAGCAGGCCCCGCCGATCTCCGACACCATCCCGGCCCCCCGTGCGCACGACGAGACCCTTCCGGACGCCGAGATCGCCCGGCTCGAGGAGCAGTGGGACGCCGAGTACCGGCCCGGGCGGATCGTGCGGGAGAAGACCCACGGCGCCGCGCCCATGACGGTGGACGAGGCGCTGTCCCGGATGGAGCTCGTCGGTCACGACTTCTACCTGTTCTCCTGCAGCGAGAGCGGCCGTCCGTCCGTCGTCTACCGGCGGCACGGCTACGACTACGGCGTGATCCGGCTCGGCGTCTGA
- the secA gene encoding preprotein translocase subunit SecA — protein sequence MPFLSRLLRAGETKLVKRLGKIAAHIDGLEPEFEGLTDAQLRAKTDEFRRRHGDGESLDSLLPEAFATVREAAQRTLGQRPFTVQLMGAGALHMGNVSEMGTGEGKTLTSTLAVYLNAIPGDGVHVITTNDYLAKRDSETMGRIHRWLGLTVGVILAEMTPVERREQYARDVTYGTNNEFGFDYLRDNMAWNAADMVQRGHNFAIVDEADSILIDEARTPLIISGPAEQSARWYQEFARLAPMLSRDIHYEVDERKRTVGITEEGVALIEDQLGIDNLYESANTPLVGYLNNAVKAKELFKKDKDYIVNSGEVLIVDEFTGRVLSGRRYNEGMHQAIEAKESVEIKPENQTLATITLQNFFRLYDKLAGMTGTAQTEAAELHEIYKMSVVTIPPNKPRVRADQADLIYKTEAAKFEAVADDIAEKHHAGQPVLIGTTSVEKSEYLAKLLLRRSVPHEVLNAKNHAREAAIIAQAGHAGAVTVATNMAGRGTDIMLGGNPEFLADLELRSQGLDPVETREQYEAAWDAVLDRMRKQVGAEAEEVRNAGGLYVLGTERHESRRIDNQLRGRSGRQGDPGESRFYLSLGDELMRRFNGQVVESIMNRFNLPDDVPIEAKMVTRAIRSAQTQVEQQNFEIRKNVLKYDEVLNQQRKVIYDERRRVLDGEDVQRQTRNMLEDVVHGYITGATAEGYSEDWDFEKLWTALRGLYPISIDWRTLADDVDEISAEELEKSVLDDAERAYARREAEIDALIGPQGGMRELERQVLMQVIDRKWREHLYEMDYLKEGIGLRAMAQRDPVIEYQREGFDMFSAMLEGIKEETIGHLFNVVVQVQQPAAPVQEEEPVTTEIPVIRRAPAEDPSESTVVLPNLFRTTPPQNLQYSGPEEGGGVSRRGEDGAPAAAGTGRTGRYAARPAQGPPPGGVPNGAASQGDGGSNRAERRRAEKANRRRR from the coding sequence GTGCCCTTCCTGAGTCGACTCCTCCGGGCCGGCGAGACCAAGCTGGTGAAGCGGCTCGGCAAGATCGCCGCGCACATCGACGGTCTGGAGCCCGAGTTCGAGGGCCTCACCGACGCACAGCTGCGCGCGAAGACCGACGAGTTCCGCCGCCGCCACGGCGACGGCGAGAGCCTCGACTCCCTGCTGCCCGAGGCCTTCGCCACGGTGCGGGAGGCCGCCCAGCGCACGCTCGGGCAGCGCCCCTTCACCGTGCAGCTGATGGGTGCCGGAGCGCTGCACATGGGCAACGTCTCCGAGATGGGCACCGGTGAGGGCAAGACCCTCACCTCGACCCTGGCCGTCTACCTGAACGCGATCCCCGGCGACGGCGTCCACGTCATCACGACGAACGACTACCTGGCCAAGCGCGACTCGGAGACGATGGGCCGGATCCACCGCTGGCTGGGCCTCACCGTCGGCGTGATCCTGGCCGAGATGACGCCCGTTGAGCGCCGCGAGCAGTACGCGCGCGACGTCACCTACGGCACGAACAACGAGTTCGGCTTCGACTACCTGCGCGACAACATGGCGTGGAACGCCGCCGACATGGTGCAGCGCGGGCACAACTTCGCCATCGTCGACGAGGCGGACTCGATCCTCATCGACGAGGCCCGTACGCCGCTGATCATCTCCGGCCCGGCCGAGCAGAGCGCCCGGTGGTACCAGGAGTTCGCGCGCCTGGCACCGATGCTGTCCCGCGACATCCACTACGAGGTAGACGAGCGCAAACGCACCGTCGGCATCACGGAGGAGGGTGTCGCGCTCATCGAGGACCAGCTCGGCATCGACAACCTCTACGAGTCCGCGAACACTCCGCTGGTCGGCTACCTGAACAACGCGGTCAAGGCCAAGGAGCTGTTCAAGAAGGACAAGGACTACATCGTCAACAGCGGTGAGGTCCTGATCGTCGACGAGTTCACCGGCCGCGTGCTGTCCGGCCGTCGCTACAACGAGGGCATGCACCAGGCGATCGAGGCGAAGGAAAGCGTCGAGATCAAGCCGGAGAACCAGACCCTCGCGACGATCACCCTGCAGAACTTCTTCCGTCTCTACGACAAGCTCGCCGGCATGACCGGTACGGCCCAGACCGAGGCCGCCGAGCTGCACGAGATCTACAAGATGTCGGTCGTCACGATCCCGCCGAACAAGCCGCGGGTCCGGGCCGACCAGGCCGACCTCATCTACAAGACCGAGGCCGCGAAGTTCGAGGCCGTCGCCGACGACATCGCCGAGAAGCACCACGCGGGGCAGCCCGTGCTGATCGGTACGACGAGCGTCGAGAAGTCCGAGTACCTGGCGAAGCTGCTGCTCCGGCGCAGCGTCCCGCACGAGGTCCTGAACGCGAAGAACCACGCCCGTGAGGCTGCGATCATCGCGCAGGCCGGGCACGCCGGCGCCGTCACCGTGGCCACGAACATGGCCGGTCGCGGTACCGACATCATGCTCGGCGGGAACCCCGAGTTCCTCGCCGACCTGGAGCTGCGCAGCCAGGGGCTGGACCCGGTCGAGACCCGTGAGCAGTACGAGGCCGCGTGGGACGCCGTCCTCGACCGGATGCGCAAGCAGGTCGGCGCCGAAGCGGAGGAGGTCCGCAACGCGGGCGGCCTCTACGTGCTCGGCACCGAACGGCACGAGTCCCGCCGGATCGACAACCAGCTGCGTGGCCGGTCCGGCCGGCAGGGCGACCCCGGTGAGTCCCGGTTCTACCTCTCGCTCGGCGACGAGCTCATGCGCCGCTTCAACGGCCAGGTCGTCGAATCGATCATGAACCGGTTCAACCTGCCGGACGACGTGCCGATCGAGGCCAAGATGGTCACGCGCGCCATCCGCAGCGCGCAGACCCAGGTCGAGCAGCAGAACTTCGAGATCCGGAAGAACGTCCTCAAGTACGACGAGGTCCTCAACCAGCAGCGCAAGGTCATCTACGACGAGCGCCGCCGGGTGCTCGACGGCGAGGACGTGCAGCGCCAGACCCGGAACATGCTCGAGGACGTCGTCCACGGCTACATCACCGGCGCGACGGCCGAGGGCTACTCCGAGGACTGGGACTTCGAGAAGCTCTGGACCGCGCTGCGCGGCCTCTACCCGATCTCGATCGACTGGCGCACCCTCGCCGACGACGTCGACGAGATCTCGGCCGAGGAGCTGGAGAAGTCCGTCCTCGACGACGCCGAGCGGGCCTACGCCCGGCGCGAGGCGGAGATCGACGCGCTGATCGGCCCGCAGGGCGGCATGCGTGAGCTCGAGCGCCAGGTGCTGATGCAGGTCATCGACCGCAAGTGGCGCGAGCACCTCTACGAGATGGACTACCTCAAGGAGGGCATCGGGTTGCGGGCCATGGCCCAGCGCGACCCGGTGATCGAGTACCAGCGCGAGGGGTTCGACATGTTCTCCGCGATGCTCGAGGGCATCAAGGAGGAGACGATCGGCCACCTGTTCAACGTCGTCGTCCAGGTGCAGCAGCCGGCCGCCCCGGTGCAGGAGGAGGAGCCGGTCACCACCGAGATCCCGGTGATCCGGCGGGCGCCGGCCGAGGACCCGAGCGAGAGCACGGTGGTCCTGCCGAACCTGTTCCGCACCACCCCGCCGCAGAACCTGCAGTACAGCGGCCCGGAGGAGGGCGGTGGCGTCAGCCGCCGCGGCGAGGACGGCGCTCCCGCCGCGGCGGGTACCGGCCGGACCGGTCGCTACGCGGCGCGCCCGGCCCAGGGGCCGCCCCCCGGCGGCGTGCCGAACGGTGCCGCGTCGCAGGGCGACGGCGGGTCGAACCGGGCCGAGCGCCGGCGCGCGGAGAAGGCGAACCGCCGGCGCCGCTGA
- a CDS encoding RNA methyltransferase, whose translation MAAILRARGIVAAVTDRAVSPKDRFITVYGRKPVLEALSDPDLEVDKVVLADSVRGAGEREITAAARGRGVPVQRASAQRVKVLAGNGRHDQGVLADVVAPRMAPLPVFLSDLGSRRPASVLVLDAVTNPSNVGMILRSATAAGLDGVLLPRRGVPAIDPLVIKASAGVAFAAPVLRCSTAAEGVDLMRDAGFSVFGLDTGSGSLLDAELPHRVALVLGNETDGLTEDVRERLDGILSLPMYGGVESLNVASAGAVAAYELLRRRD comes from the coding sequence ATGGCCGCGATCCTACGTGCGCGTGGGATCGTGGCCGCCGTGACCGACCGCGCCGTGTCCCCGAAGGACCGATTCATCACCGTGTACGGCCGCAAGCCGGTCCTGGAGGCGCTGTCCGACCCGGATCTCGAGGTCGACAAGGTCGTCCTCGCCGACTCGGTGCGGGGTGCCGGGGAACGCGAGATCACCGCCGCCGCCCGCGGTCGGGGGGTGCCGGTCCAGCGGGCGTCGGCGCAGCGGGTGAAGGTCCTCGCCGGCAACGGCCGGCACGACCAGGGGGTGCTCGCCGACGTCGTCGCCCCGCGGATGGCGCCGCTGCCGGTGTTCCTCTCCGACCTGGGGAGCCGCCGACCGGCGTCGGTGCTGGTGCTCGACGCCGTCACCAACCCGTCGAACGTCGGGATGATCCTGCGCAGCGCCACCGCCGCCGGGCTCGACGGCGTGCTGCTGCCCCGCCGCGGCGTGCCCGCCATCGACCCGCTCGTGATCAAGGCGTCGGCCGGGGTCGCGTTCGCCGCCCCGGTGCTGCGCTGCAGCACCGCCGCCGAGGGCGTCGACCTGATGCGCGACGCCGGGTTCTCGGTGTTCGGCCTCGACACCGGCTCCGGCTCGCTGCTCGACGCCGAGCTGCCGCACCGGGTGGCGCTGGTGCTCGGCAACGAGACCGACGGCCTGACCGAGGACGTCCGGGAGCGGCTCGACGGGATCCTGTCGCTCCCGATGTACGGCGGGGTGGAGTCGCTCAACGTCGCCTCCGCCGGCGCGGTCGCGGCCTACGAGCTGCTGCGCCGCCGGGACTGA
- a CDS encoding HAD-IA family hydrolase yields the protein MAEARTLRGLIVDYGGVLDEPGGGALLLDYARRAAGAGVRTALFSGAHAVPDECAEAFGTVLLGAVRGARKPSPDAFAAAAAELGLEAADCVVVDDLGACVRGAAAAGAVGVRHVEPGATLAELEILLGVPAGP from the coding sequence GTGGCGGAAGCACGCACCCTGCGCGGCCTGATCGTCGACTACGGCGGCGTCCTCGACGAGCCCGGTGGCGGCGCGCTGCTGCTCGACTACGCCCGCCGCGCCGCCGGCGCCGGGGTCCGGACGGCACTGTTCTCCGGTGCGCACGCGGTGCCCGACGAGTGCGCCGAGGCGTTCGGCACCGTGCTGCTCGGCGCGGTCCGCGGTGCCCGCAAGCCGAGCCCGGACGCGTTCGCGGCGGCGGCCGCGGAGCTGGGGCTGGAGGCCGCCGACTGCGTCGTCGTCGACGACCTCGGGGCCTGCGTGCGCGGCGCCGCCGCGGCCGGGGCGGTCGGCGTCCGGCACGTCGAGCCCGGTGCGACCCTCGCCGAGCTGGAGATCCTCCTGGGGGTCCCGGCCGGCCCGTGA
- a CDS encoding wax ester/triacylglycerol synthase family O-acyltransferase, with translation MPSRLSALDASFLYLEEATTPMHVGGVAVFDRPRDGFDYDRLVELIEQRLALVPRFRQKVRHVPGNLARPVWVDDPEFDIAYHVRRSALPRPGSEEQLTDLVGRLMSRPLDHGRPLWEMYLIEGLAPASDGRRGGEDRVAIVTKTHQAMVDGISAIDIGQVILDVSAEPRDTPDELWMPRPEPSDGQLVLDAIGEAVTRPTELVENVRVATGDALATVGKVTGAAGKVLAMARTAGRRAPGLPLNAEISTQRRFALARTGLEDYRKVRAAYGCDVNDVVLAVIAGALRTWLMSRGEPVGGSSTVRALVPLSVRGEGDVPSSATGSSLGNRVASFLVDLPVGEPSPLVRLHQVTHQMREHTDTGDAVGADTLVRIGGFAPPTLHAVGARAASGMSRHFFNLMVTNVPGPQFPLYAAGARMREMFPVVPLAKGQAVSIGLTSYDGGVYYGLNGDRDAMPDIEVLAGMVNESLDELLETLRQ, from the coding sequence ATGCCGTCCCGGCTCTCCGCGCTCGACGCCTCCTTCCTCTACCTGGAGGAGGCGACCACACCCATGCACGTCGGCGGTGTCGCCGTCTTCGACCGGCCGCGCGACGGCTTCGACTACGACCGGCTCGTCGAGCTCATCGAGCAGCGGCTCGCCCTCGTGCCCCGGTTCCGGCAGAAGGTCCGGCACGTGCCCGGGAACCTCGCCCGCCCGGTGTGGGTCGACGATCCCGAGTTCGACATCGCCTACCACGTGCGGCGCTCGGCGCTGCCCCGTCCGGGCAGCGAGGAGCAGCTGACCGACCTGGTCGGGCGGCTGATGTCCCGCCCGCTCGACCACGGGCGCCCGCTCTGGGAGATGTACCTGATCGAGGGGCTCGCGCCGGCCTCCGACGGGCGTCGCGGCGGTGAGGACCGGGTCGCGATCGTCACCAAGACCCACCAGGCGATGGTCGACGGCATCTCCGCCATCGACATCGGCCAGGTCATCCTCGACGTGTCCGCCGAGCCCCGTGACACCCCGGACGAGCTGTGGATGCCGCGTCCGGAACCGAGCGACGGCCAGCTCGTGCTCGACGCGATCGGCGAGGCCGTGACCCGGCCGACCGAGCTGGTCGAGAACGTCCGCGTCGCCACCGGCGACGCCCTCGCGACCGTCGGCAAGGTGACGGGTGCGGCCGGGAAGGTGCTGGCGATGGCGCGGACCGCGGGCAGGCGTGCCCCCGGGCTCCCGCTCAACGCCGAGATCTCCACGCAGCGCCGGTTCGCGCTGGCCCGCACCGGCCTGGAGGACTACCGCAAGGTGCGCGCCGCCTACGGGTGCGACGTCAACGACGTCGTGCTCGCGGTGATCGCCGGTGCGCTCCGCACCTGGCTCATGTCGCGCGGCGAGCCGGTCGGCGGGTCGTCGACGGTGCGGGCGCTGGTGCCGCTGTCGGTCCGCGGCGAGGGCGACGTGCCCAGCTCGGCGACCGGCAGCTCGCTCGGCAACCGGGTGGCGTCGTTCCTGGTGGACCTGCCGGTCGGCGAGCCGAGCCCGCTGGTGCGGCTGCACCAGGTGACCCACCAGATGCGCGAGCACACCGACACCGGCGACGCCGTCGGTGCCGACACCCTGGTCCGGATCGGCGGGTTCGCCCCGCCGACGCTGCACGCCGTGGGCGCCCGCGCGGCCAGCGGCATGTCCCGGCACTTCTTCAACCTGATGGTGACCAACGTGCCGGGCCCGCAGTTCCCGCTCTACGCCGCGGGTGCCCGGATGCGGGAGATGTTCCCGGTGGTGCCGCTGGCGAAGGGGCAGGCGGTCTCCATCGGGCTGACCAGCTACGACGGCGGCGTCTACTACGGACTGAACGGCGACCGGGACGCCATGCCCGACATCGAGGTGCTCGCCGGGATGGTGAACGAGTCGCTCGACGAGCTGCTCGAGACCCTCCGGCAGTAG
- a CDS encoding antitoxin: MGFLDKAKELLGKHDDKVDQALNKAGDAAKKKFAGNEQHIDTATKFARERTGTGDSTQQPGQPGPDGQAPPPPPGQQPGQAPPPPPQQ, from the coding sequence ATGGGTTTCCTGGACAAGGCCAAGGAACTGCTCGGCAAGCACGACGACAAGGTCGATCAGGCGCTGAACAAGGCTGGCGACGCGGCGAAGAAGAAGTTCGCCGGCAACGAGCAGCACATCGACACCGCGACGAAGTTCGCGCGCGAGCGGACCGGGACCGGGGACAGCACCCAGCAGCCCGGTCAGCCCGGCCCGGACGGCCAGGCCCCGCCGCCCCCGCCCGGGCAGCAGCCGGGCCAGGCTCCGCCGCCCCCGCCGCAGCAGTGA
- a CDS encoding ComF family protein translates to MTTHRAPTPFAALLDLLLPRTCGGCGAGPPGSGGWCPACADDTAGPIAVRVPGAGRVVAAARYRGPLRRAVLAYKERGRRDLAPELAALLVPAVAAVLPGGPGAVGPARADPGRVWLVPAPSRPSAARARGGDHVLRLCRALAPRLTAAGLPARVLPVLALDRRARDSVGLDAAARAENLASALRPAGGPRRGPGPDEPVLLVDDVVTTGATLRACHPVLARIGVPAAGSVLLADATTPVRSR, encoded by the coding sequence ATGACGACCCACCGTGCCCCGACACCGTTCGCCGCCCTGCTGGACCTGCTGCTGCCCCGCACCTGCGGGGGGTGCGGCGCGGGGCCGCCGGGCAGTGGCGGCTGGTGCCCGGCCTGCGCCGACGACACAGCGGGCCCGATCGCGGTCCGGGTCCCGGGCGCGGGGCGGGTCGTGGCGGCCGCGCGCTACCGGGGGCCGTTGCGCCGGGCCGTGCTGGCCTACAAGGAACGCGGGCGTCGTGACCTGGCGCCGGAGCTGGCGGCGCTGCTCGTCCCCGCGGTCGCCGCGGTCCTGCCCGGTGGGCCGGGAGCGGTGGGCCCGGCCCGGGCCGACCCGGGCCGGGTCTGGCTGGTGCCGGCCCCGTCCCGGCCGTCGGCGGCGCGGGCGCGCGGGGGAGACCACGTCCTTCGGCTGTGCCGGGCGCTGGCCCCCCGGCTGACCGCCGCGGGGCTCCCGGCACGGGTGCTCCCGGTCCTCGCGCTGGACCGGCGGGCGCGGGACTCGGTCGGGCTCGACGCCGCGGCCCGCGCGGAGAACCTCGCCTCCGCGCTGCGCCCGGCGGGCGGCCCTCGTCGTGGTCCGGGCCCGGACGAGCCGGTGCTGCTGGTCGACGACGTCGTCACCACCGGAGCGACTCTGCGTGCGTGCCACCCGGTACTGGCGCGGATCGGGGTGCCGGCGGCCGGGTCGGTGCTGCTGGCCGATGCGACGACCCCGGTCCGCTCGCGGTGA
- a CDS encoding ABC transporter permease — protein MSGRAFLAVLRRDVYVTGRELPSFLAQVLVQPFFFLLVFVVVLGRGGFVAEGYGEIMLPGLIALNAMFGALQSVTLPLVFELSWTREIDDRLLAPMPVWAVAVEKIVFAGLRGLLASLLMVPIGLAMIDVGWPAEGLLPALLMVVLGALLGAAMGLTIGTAVPPRRINILFAVIFTPLLFTGSVQYPWLTLEDLRWFQVLSALNPLTYVSEGLRASLVPGIPHIPLWVCVLVPVLAIVLFTLLGIRGFLRRALD, from the coding sequence ATGAGCGGGCGCGCGTTCCTGGCGGTGCTCCGCCGCGACGTCTACGTCACCGGACGGGAGCTGCCCTCGTTCCTGGCCCAGGTGCTGGTGCAGCCGTTCTTCTTCCTGCTGGTGTTCGTCGTCGTCCTGGGCCGCGGCGGGTTCGTCGCCGAGGGCTACGGCGAGATCATGCTGCCCGGCCTCATCGCGCTGAACGCGATGTTCGGCGCGCTGCAGAGCGTCACGCTGCCGCTGGTGTTCGAGCTGTCCTGGACCCGCGAGATCGACGACCGGTTGCTGGCACCGATGCCGGTGTGGGCGGTCGCCGTCGAGAAGATCGTGTTCGCCGGGCTGCGCGGGCTGCTGGCGAGCCTGCTGATGGTGCCGATCGGCCTCGCCATGATCGACGTCGGCTGGCCGGCGGAGGGGCTGCTGCCGGCCCTGCTGATGGTCGTCCTCGGTGCGCTGCTGGGCGCCGCCATGGGGCTGACGATCGGCACGGCCGTCCCGCCCCGGCGGATCAACATCCTGTTCGCGGTGATCTTCACGCCGCTGCTGTTCACCGGCTCCGTGCAGTACCCGTGGCTGACGCTGGAGGACCTGCGCTGGTTCCAGGTGCTGTCGGCGCTGAACCCGCTCACGTACGTGAGCGAGGGGCTCCGCGCGTCGCTGGTCCCCGGGATCCCGCACATCCCCCTGTGGGTCTGCGTGCTGGTCCCGGTACTCGCCATCGTGCTGTTCACCCTGCTGGGTATCCGCGGTTTCCTCCGGCGCGCGCTGGACTAG
- a CDS encoding ABC transporter ATP-binding protein translates to MGQAAVEVVDLVKRYPKADRNAVDGLSFEVGEGEVFGLLGPNGAGKTTTVGVLTTRVVPTSGIARVAGLDVRTDAVAVCAKLAVVPQRQNLDRSLGVRDNLVFHAAYHGVGRAERNRRADELLERMGLADKAKAIADDLSGGQAQRVMIARGLMHRPEVLFLDEPSTGLDPQARLFVHDQIRGLSDEGVTVVLTTHDMDEAHKLSDRIGIVDHGALLALDTPEALVRELPGSATVGVVAEPGPGGPEPLRDALAGLDGVARIESVPGTGGEGTVTFRLSVTCEPATLLAPVVDLLGRHGAGVRDVSLGEATLEDVFIDLTGRDLR, encoded by the coding sequence ATGGGACAGGCCGCGGTCGAGGTCGTCGACCTGGTGAAGCGCTACCCGAAGGCCGACCGCAACGCCGTCGACGGGTTGTCGTTCGAGGTCGGCGAGGGCGAGGTGTTCGGCCTGCTGGGCCCGAACGGTGCAGGGAAGACGACGACGGTCGGCGTCCTGACGACGCGGGTGGTGCCGACGTCCGGGATCGCCCGGGTCGCCGGGCTCGACGTGCGGACCGACGCGGTCGCGGTGTGCGCGAAGCTCGCCGTCGTGCCGCAGCGGCAGAACCTGGACCGCTCGCTCGGCGTCCGCGACAACCTCGTCTTCCACGCCGCGTACCACGGGGTCGGCCGCGCCGAGCGGAACCGGCGGGCCGACGAGCTGCTGGAGCGGATGGGCCTGGCGGACAAGGCGAAGGCGATCGCCGACGACCTCTCCGGAGGACAGGCGCAACGCGTGATGATCGCGCGGGGGCTCATGCACCGGCCGGAGGTCCTGTTCCTCGACGAGCCCTCCACCGGGCTCGACCCGCAGGCACGGCTGTTCGTGCACGACCAGATCCGCGGGCTGTCCGACGAGGGCGTGACCGTCGTCCTCACCACGCACGACATGGACGAGGCGCACAAGCTCTCGGACCGGATCGGCATCGTCGACCACGGGGCGCTGCTGGCGCTCGACACCCCGGAGGCGCTCGTCCGCGAGCTGCCGGGCAGCGCGACCGTCGGCGTCGTCGCCGAGCCCGGGCCCGGCGGCCCGGAGCCGCTGCGCGACGCGCTGGCCGGGCTCGACGGCGTCGCCCGGATCGAGTCGGTGCCCGGGACGGGCGGTGAGGGCACCGTGACGTTCCGGCTGTCGGTGACCTGCGAGCCGGCGACGCTGCTCGCCCCGGTCGTCGACCTGCTCGGGCGGCACGGCGCCGGGGTGCGGGACGTGTCGCTGGGCGAGGCGACCCTGGAGGACGTCTTCATCGACCTGACCGGCAGGGACCTGCGATGA